From a single Candidatus Sulfotelmatobacter sp. genomic region:
- the hrcA gene encoding heat-inducible transcriptional repressor HrcA: protein MPADPNIGTREREILTALVETFISTGEPVGSRTLARSNREGLSPASIRNVMADLSDAGFLEQPHASAGRIPTTEAYRYYVEQISGTARLAPQEEAMISDSLAGVTDVQEFMERTSHVLSLISRNVGVTVATSGPKNALEHVYFSRLGDQKVLAVLVTRSGLVRDRVLRLDLSQSELDMAARYINENFRGWTMESMRAELARRLEQERSEYDRLMHSIEQLYKQGALAHEQGSQVVFIEGASNLVTGDQDRQRLQEMLKTLEEKEKVVQLLGAYLDVKQEAVRVVIGLDQTLPSMQNFVLIGAPAHSGNQVMGSLAVIGPTRMDYQHTMTAVSYIARLFDKILNESE, encoded by the coding sequence ATGCCTGCTGACCCCAATATCGGAACGCGCGAACGCGAAATCCTGACCGCGCTGGTCGAGACGTTTATCTCGACCGGTGAGCCGGTCGGCTCGCGCACGCTTGCGCGCTCGAATCGCGAAGGCCTGAGCCCCGCGTCCATCCGCAACGTGATGGCCGACCTCTCCGACGCCGGATTCCTCGAGCAGCCGCACGCCTCCGCCGGCCGCATTCCGACCACCGAGGCCTATCGTTATTACGTCGAGCAGATCTCCGGCACCGCCCGCCTCGCGCCGCAGGAAGAGGCTATGATCTCCGACTCGCTGGCCGGCGTCACCGACGTGCAGGAATTCATGGAGCGCACTTCGCACGTGCTCTCGCTGATTTCGCGCAACGTCGGCGTGACTGTCGCGACCAGCGGTCCGAAGAACGCGCTTGAGCACGTATATTTCTCGCGCCTTGGCGATCAGAAAGTGCTGGCCGTGCTGGTCACGCGCTCCGGCCTGGTCCGCGACCGCGTGCTGCGGCTCGATCTGTCGCAGTCGGAACTCGACATGGCCGCCCGCTACATCAACGAAAACTTCCGCGGCTGGACCATGGAGTCGATGCGCGCCGAACTCGCCCGCCGCCTGGAGCAGGAACGCAGCGAATACGATCGCCTGATGCACTCGATCGAGCAACTCTATAAACAAGGCGCGCTGGCCCACGAGCAGGGCTCGCAAGTCGTTTTCATCGAGGGCGCATCGAACCTTGTTACAGGAGATCAAGACCGCCAGCGCCTTCAGGAAATGCTGAAGACGCTGGAAGAAAAGGAAAAAGTCGTCCAGTTGCTCGGCGCTTATCTCGATGTAAAGCAGGAAGCGGTGCGAGTCGTGATTGGCCTCGACCAGACTTTGCCGTCGATGCAGAATTTCGTTCTAATTGGTGCTCCCGCGCACTCCGGCAACCAAGTCATGGGTTCGCTGGCCGTAATCGGCCCCACGCGCATGGATTATCAGCACACGATGACCGCGGTTTCCTACATCGCGCGGCTGTTCGACAAGATCCTGAACGAATCGGAGTAA
- the dnaJ gene encoding molecular chaperone DnaJ, with amino-acid sequence MPDVQERFFILTTNAKRDYYEVLGVTRTVTEVELKGAYRKLALQYHPDRNPNNPDAEERFKEVSEAYAVLADTDKRAVYDRYGHAGLGGASQGAGFDPTVFQDFSDIFGEFFGFGDMFGGGGGRKRSRVQRGADLREDLTLEFEEAFFGTESRVTVRRHEACEECHGAGSAPGKGPATCRSCNGRGQVRYQQGFFSIARTCPTCQGTGNVITDPCPKCKGEGRILRQRTVDAKVPAGVEDGTRIRFAGAGEVGQFGGPAGDLYVVLHVKEHPFFAREGNDLHCVVPISVTQAAMGAEIRVPTMEGEHALKIPEGTQPSATFRIRNKGVPVLNSHGKGDLYVEFRVQVPTKLNKRQKELLQELDGLAKVDNQPLLRSLLGKVKDMFG; translated from the coding sequence TTGCCAGACGTTCAAGAAAGGTTTTTCATTCTGACCACGAACGCAAAACGCGACTACTACGAAGTCCTGGGCGTGACCCGCACGGTGACCGAAGTGGAACTGAAAGGCGCCTATCGCAAGCTGGCGCTTCAGTACCATCCCGACCGCAATCCCAATAATCCGGATGCGGAAGAAAGATTTAAAGAAGTCAGCGAGGCCTACGCCGTGCTCGCCGACACTGACAAACGCGCCGTATATGACCGCTATGGCCACGCCGGACTCGGCGGCGCGAGCCAAGGTGCAGGCTTCGATCCCACGGTCTTCCAGGACTTCAGCGATATCTTCGGAGAGTTTTTCGGCTTCGGAGACATGTTCGGCGGAGGTGGCGGACGAAAACGCAGCCGGGTTCAACGCGGCGCCGATCTGCGCGAAGATTTGACTCTGGAATTCGAAGAAGCATTCTTCGGTACAGAGTCGCGCGTTACGGTTCGCCGCCACGAAGCCTGCGAAGAGTGTCATGGCGCTGGCTCAGCGCCGGGCAAGGGACCTGCGACTTGCCGATCCTGCAACGGGCGCGGCCAAGTGCGCTACCAGCAGGGATTCTTCAGCATTGCTCGCACCTGTCCCACCTGCCAGGGTACCGGTAATGTCATCACCGATCCGTGCCCGAAGTGCAAGGGCGAAGGCCGCATTCTGCGCCAGCGCACGGTCGACGCCAAAGTTCCCGCGGGTGTTGAAGACGGAACGCGCATCCGCTTTGCGGGCGCAGGCGAAGTGGGCCAGTTCGGCGGGCCCGCCGGTGATTTATACGTCGTGCTGCATGTCAAAGAGCATCCTTTCTTTGCCCGCGAAGGCAACGATCTGCACTGCGTCGTGCCGATATCCGTCACACAAGCCGCTATGGGCGCGGAGATTCGAGTGCCGACGATGGAAGGCGAGCACGCTCTTAAAATTCCCGAAGGCACGCAGCCCAGCGCAACCTTCCGCATCCGCAACAAAGGCGTGCCCGTGCTGAACAGTCACGGGAAGGGCGATTTGTACGTTGAGTTCCGCGTGCAGGTTCCGACTAAGCTGAACAAGCGCCAAAAGGAATTGCTGCAGGAACTCGATGGGCTCGCGAAGGTCGATAATCAGCCGTTGTTGCGCTCGCTGCTCGGAAAAGTGAAAGACATGTTCGGATAG
- a CDS encoding Mrp/NBP35 family ATP-binding protein, protein MSAHTPHQHPQGPAAQGPQPLPGVDAIIAVGSGKGGVGKTTLAVNLAVALVKMGHKVGLLDADVYGPNVPLMLGVNDQPRMVGENRIEPLQAFGLKTISVGFLNPGDKPIIWRGPMLHQIVRQFLGLVEWGQLDYLVVDLPPGTGDIALSLVQTVPLTGAVVVSTPSDVSLQDARKAVEMFRQMKVDIVGVVENMSYFTCPHCQHEVDIFSRGGAEKMAERFGVSFLGNIALDPEVRKSGDGGTPVVLEGENSPHAKSIYEFARNVVARVTEIRANAPASVIQIQ, encoded by the coding sequence TTGAGCGCACATACCCCGCATCAGCACCCCCAAGGCCCGGCGGCCCAGGGCCCGCAACCGCTGCCGGGCGTGGACGCCATCATCGCCGTCGGTTCGGGCAAGGGCGGCGTCGGCAAGACCACGCTGGCGGTGAACCTGGCCGTGGCTCTGGTCAAGATGGGCCACAAAGTCGGCCTGCTCGATGCCGACGTCTACGGCCCCAACGTCCCGCTCATGCTGGGCGTCAACGACCAGCCGCGGATGGTGGGCGAGAACCGCATTGAGCCGCTGCAAGCCTTCGGCCTGAAAACGATTTCTGTCGGATTCCTCAATCCCGGCGACAAGCCCATCATCTGGCGCGGCCCCATGCTGCACCAGATCGTCCGCCAGTTCCTTGGCCTCGTCGAATGGGGACAGCTCGACTACCTCGTCGTCGATCTGCCGCCGGGCACCGGCGACATCGCGCTCTCGCTGGTGCAGACCGTGCCGCTCACGGGCGCGGTGGTGGTCTCGACTCCGTCGGACGTTTCGCTGCAAGACGCGCGCAAGGCCGTCGAAATGTTTCGGCAGATGAAAGTTGACATCGTCGGCGTGGTCGAGAACATGAGCTACTTCACCTGCCCGCACTGCCAGCACGAGGTGGACATCTTCTCCCGCGGCGGCGCAGAAAAAATGGCCGAGCGCTTCGGCGTCTCGTTCCTGGGCAACATCGCCCTCGACCCCGAAGTCCGCAAGTCCGGCGACGGAGGCACCCCCGTCGTCCTCGAAGGCGAGAACTCCCCCCATGCCAAGTCAATCTACGAATTCGCCCGGAACGTAGTAGCGCGGGTAACGGAAATCAGAGCCAACGCCCCCGCCAGCGTGATTCAGATTCAATAG
- a CDS encoding energy transducer TonB translates to MMIKRFCFLFFVAAAAITVAAQTEPLLTSVNMPKYPPLACQGRVEGVVTLTFTLPPNGAEPTNVEVVSGHPMLKSAAAENLKSWRFENPYAVERKYETTFKYRLSGVEVAGARRVTVTFESFHRVEIVTDIAQATVNY, encoded by the coding sequence ATGATGATCAAGCGATTTTGTTTTCTGTTTTTTGTGGCGGCCGCCGCGATAACGGTGGCGGCGCAGACTGAGCCGCTGCTCACTTCAGTGAACATGCCGAAGTATCCTCCATTGGCTTGCCAAGGACGAGTCGAGGGAGTCGTGACTTTAACCTTCACTTTGCCGCCTAACGGAGCCGAGCCAACAAACGTTGAGGTAGTTTCCGGTCATCCGATGCTCAAGAGCGCGGCAGCGGAGAATCTGAAGTCGTGGCGCTTTGAAAATCCCTATGCTGTCGAACGGAAGTACGAAACGACATTCAAGTACCGCCTCTCGGGAGTAGAAGTCGCGGGGGCAAGAAGGGTAACCGTTACTTTTGAGTCGTTTCATCGGGTGGAGATCGTGACGGATATCGCTCAGGCGACCGTGAACTATTAG
- a CDS encoding LON peptidase substrate-binding domain-containing protein, which yields MALLPLFPLEVVLLPGTPLPLHIFEPRYKEMIGECLAADAPFGVIRAVKDRIADVGCTAEIITVTKKYPDGRMDLVAEGRKRFEVLRLNRERSFLQADVLLIVDENSVASPEGKARAIQAHSKILALAGSVQDLSDLDHKELSFYLAGSLPLDLDFKQKLLRMRSEHDRIQEVAAYLEGILPNLRRAARVRQKAGGNGHAG from the coding sequence GTGGCCCTGCTTCCCTTGTTCCCGCTCGAAGTCGTGCTGCTCCCCGGCACTCCCCTGCCCTTGCACATTTTCGAGCCGCGATACAAAGAGATGATTGGCGAGTGCCTGGCCGCCGATGCACCTTTTGGCGTGATCCGTGCCGTGAAGGATCGAATTGCTGATGTGGGATGCACCGCCGAGATCATTACAGTGACGAAAAAGTATCCAGACGGTCGTATGGATTTGGTTGCAGAGGGGCGCAAGCGCTTCGAAGTTCTCAGGCTGAACCGAGAACGGTCGTTTTTGCAGGCAGACGTGTTGCTCATAGTGGACGAAAACAGCGTCGCGAGTCCAGAGGGTAAAGCGCGAGCCATTCAAGCTCACTCGAAGATTCTCGCCCTGGCTGGAAGCGTGCAGGATCTTTCAGACCTAGATCACAAGGAGTTGTCGTTTTATCTTGCGGGTTCGCTGCCGCTCGATCTTGACTTCAAACAGAAGCTATTGAGGATGCGCTCCGAACATGACCGCATCCAGGAGGTTGCGGCCTACCTCGAAGGTATTCTGCCGAACCTGCGCCGCGCTGCGCGGGTGCGGCAAAAGGCCGGGGGCAACGGGCATGCGGGTTAG
- a CDS encoding type II toxin-antitoxin system VapB family antitoxin has protein sequence MRITVELDDDLVQMAEEFTGIADNTDLIREALKALIERESARRLASLGGTMPGLKNPPRRRASRR, from the coding sequence ATGCGAATCACCGTGGAACTGGACGACGATCTCGTACAAATGGCGGAGGAGTTCACTGGCATCGCGGACAATACAGACCTGATCCGGGAAGCGCTCAAGGCGCTCATCGAGCGCGAGAGTGCGCGACGGTTGGCGTCTCTAGGTGGGACCATGCCGGGATTGAAGAATCCTCCACGCCGGAGGGCGAGCCGGCGCTAA
- a CDS encoding FAD-dependent oxidoreductase, which translates to MKAKPHIAVIGAGAFGGWTALHLLERGARVTLLDAWGPGNSRASSGGETRIMRGTYGPDQPYTEMAARALKLWAKYERRWKRQFLHRTGVLWMASGNDDGFERGSIESLGAAKIKFQELSSAQMRKRWPQINFEGITWGIFEPECGYLDARASCQAVVEAFVAAGGKYRQLAVLKEGLEGGVEHGKPLGLALSDGSLLKVDRYVFACGPWLGKLFAQAIGNLVQATKQDMFFIGTPAGDDRFSDEYLPVWGDHRGHFFYGIPGRGDRGFKIADDTRGPAFDPTSGERVVSQETLKGVREYLGFRFPALKDAPLVETRVCQYEETPDGHFIIDRHPRSENVWIVGGGSGHGFKHGPALGETVAELVLKEREADAIWRLARFRPKPALSS; encoded by the coding sequence ATGAAAGCTAAACCACACATCGCAGTCATCGGCGCTGGAGCTTTCGGGGGGTGGACGGCGCTGCATCTGCTGGAGCGCGGGGCGCGGGTTACGCTGCTGGACGCGTGGGGGCCGGGGAATTCGCGGGCGTCTTCGGGCGGGGAGACGCGGATCATGCGCGGGACTTACGGGCCCGATCAGCCTTATACCGAGATGGCGGCGCGGGCGCTCAAACTGTGGGCGAAGTATGAGCGGCGCTGGAAGCGGCAGTTTCTGCATCGCACGGGCGTGCTGTGGATGGCTTCGGGGAATGACGACGGGTTCGAGCGGGGATCGATTGAGTCGCTGGGGGCGGCGAAGATCAAGTTTCAGGAACTGTCATCGGCGCAGATGAGGAAGCGCTGGCCGCAGATTAACTTTGAGGGGATTACGTGGGGCATCTTCGAGCCGGAGTGCGGATATCTCGACGCGCGGGCCAGTTGTCAGGCGGTGGTTGAGGCATTCGTTGCGGCGGGCGGCAAGTATCGGCAGCTCGCGGTATTGAAGGAAGGGCTGGAGGGCGGTGTCGAGCATGGGAAGCCGCTTGGGCTGGCGCTTTCGGACGGTTCTCTGCTGAAGGTCGACCGCTATGTGTTTGCCTGCGGGCCTTGGCTGGGCAAGCTATTCGCGCAGGCGATTGGCAATCTCGTGCAGGCTACGAAGCAGGACATGTTTTTCATTGGCACGCCTGCGGGGGACGATCGATTCAGCGACGAGTATCTTCCTGTCTGGGGAGATCATCGTGGACATTTTTTCTATGGCATTCCTGGCCGGGGTGATCGCGGATTCAAAATCGCGGACGATACGCGAGGGCCGGCGTTCGATCCAACTTCGGGGGAGCGCGTGGTCTCGCAGGAGACGTTGAAAGGCGTTCGCGAGTATCTTGGCTTTCGCTTTCCTGCTCTGAAAGATGCGCCGCTGGTGGAGACGCGCGTTTGCCAGTATGAGGAGACTCCGGATGGGCATTTCATCATCGACCGGCATCCGCGGAGCGAGAATGTTTGGATTGTGGGTGGAGGGTCGGGGCACGGGTTTAAGCATGGGCCGGCTCTCGGGGAGACGGTGGCGGAGTTGGTGCTGAAAGAGCGTGAGGCCGATGCGATTTGGCGGCTGGCGAGATTCAGACCCAAACCCGCGTTGTCATCCTGA
- a CDS encoding tetratricopeptide repeat protein, translated as MGRIATLNEILTENPKDAFARYGLAMEYSKQGDFDRALAEFAILLESHPEYTAGYFMAAQTLVRAERVEDAKKMLQDGIASAQHTGNLHAQSEMEAMLAELG; from the coding sequence ATGGGCCGTATTGCTACGCTCAATGAAATTTTGACGGAGAATCCCAAAGACGCTTTCGCGCGTTACGGGCTCGCCATGGAGTACTCGAAGCAAGGCGACTTCGATCGGGCACTGGCCGAGTTCGCGATTCTGTTGGAGAGCCATCCCGAATATACGGCGGGATATTTTATGGCGGCGCAAACCCTGGTGCGAGCCGAGCGTGTAGAAGACGCGAAAAAGATGCTGCAGGACGGCATCGCCTCGGCGCAGCATACCGGCAACCTGCACGCGCAGTCCGAGATGGAAGCGATGCTGGCGGAACTCGGGTAG
- a CDS encoding magnesium chelatase — translation MSLPRTLGELRHSIFSEERLRTRRVKDELRENLTTRLRSAADASIFAGIVGYDDTVVPQIVNAILSRHNFILLGLRGQAKSRILRALTTLLDPYMPYLAGCEVHDNPYTPICRRCREEVARHGDNSPIAYLTPDDRYVEKLATPDVTIADLIGDIDPIKAARGGHELSSEMTVHYGLLPRANRGIFAINELPDLAGKIQVGLFNIMQEGDVQIKGYPIRLPLDVALVFSANPEDYTARGKIITPLKDRIGSEIRTHYPATVEEGIAITAQEAWTKRNGHDRTQFNLHLPNYVQEVIERIAFAAREDKKIDRRSGVSQRLPISAMENVVSNAERRAIRNDEKVVVPRISDVYAALPAITGKLELEYEGEMKGADHVGRELIRAAIAKTYDEYYTGANVQQIVQWFDLGGEIQLSDSVPAVEALENLREIQGLVDKLGPLHVSQKDSPEQQVSAAEFILEGLHAHKRIGRSEERIFKAGEKKPEPVREKAFDPEERPYRQRKQFN, via the coding sequence ATGAGTCTTCCGCGCACGCTGGGTGAACTGCGCCACAGTATTTTCTCCGAAGAGCGTTTGCGCACCCGCCGAGTCAAAGACGAACTGCGCGAGAATCTGACCACGCGACTGCGCTCCGCTGCCGACGCGTCGATTTTTGCGGGCATCGTGGGGTACGACGATACCGTCGTGCCGCAGATCGTCAACGCGATTCTTTCGCGCCATAATTTCATTCTGCTCGGGCTGCGCGGACAGGCCAAAAGCCGCATCCTGCGCGCCTTGACAACTCTGCTCGATCCGTACATGCCATATCTTGCGGGATGCGAGGTGCACGACAATCCCTACACGCCGATCTGCCGGCGTTGCCGCGAGGAAGTTGCGAGGCATGGAGATAATTCGCCGATCGCCTACCTGACGCCCGACGATCGCTACGTAGAGAAACTCGCCACACCCGACGTGACCATTGCCGATCTGATTGGCGACATCGATCCCATTAAGGCGGCGCGCGGAGGCCACGAACTGTCGAGTGAAATGACCGTGCATTACGGCCTGCTGCCGCGTGCCAATCGCGGCATCTTCGCGATCAACGAACTCCCCGATCTCGCGGGAAAGATTCAGGTGGGATTGTTCAACATCATGCAGGAAGGCGATGTGCAGATTAAAGGCTATCCCATTCGCCTGCCGCTGGATGTGGCGCTGGTGTTCAGTGCGAATCCGGAAGACTACACGGCGCGCGGCAAGATCATTACGCCGTTGAAGGATCGCATTGGCTCGGAAATTCGGACGCACTATCCGGCAACCGTCGAGGAAGGAATCGCGATCACCGCGCAGGAGGCCTGGACCAAGCGCAACGGCCACGACCGAACCCAGTTCAACCTGCACCTGCCGAATTATGTACAGGAAGTGATTGAACGCATTGCCTTTGCCGCCCGCGAGGATAAGAAGATCGACAGGCGCTCGGGAGTGAGCCAGCGGCTGCCGATCAGCGCGATGGAAAACGTAGTCTCGAATGCGGAGCGCAGGGCGATTCGCAATGACGAAAAAGTTGTCGTGCCGCGGATCAGCGACGTCTATGCCGCGCTTCCAGCGATCACTGGCAAGCTCGAACTGGAATACGAGGGCGAAATGAAGGGCGCCGACCACGTCGGGCGAGAACTGATTCGCGCCGCGATCGCCAAGACCTACGATGAATACTACACCGGCGCCAATGTGCAGCAGATTGTGCAGTGGTTCGATCTGGGCGGCGAAATTCAGCTTTCGGATTCGGTTCCGGCTGTGGAAGCGTTGGAGAACCTGAGAGAAATTCAGGGTCTCGTCGACAAGCTCGGGCCGCTCCACGTCTCGCAGAAAGACAGTCCGGAGCAGCAGGTGTCGGCGGCGGAGTTCATCCTGGAGGGCCTCCATGCGCATAAGCGCATCGGCCGCAGCGAGGAGCGCATATTCAAAGCAGGAGAGAAGAAGCCGGAACCGGTGCGGGAAAAAGCGTTCGATCCGGAAGAGCGGCCGTATCGGCAGAGGAAGCAGTTTAACTAA
- a CDS encoding choice-of-anchor tandem repeat GloVer-containing protein, with amino-acid sequence MNRIVLRSTPSFLRSACLAAAFCTALTISSSAQFKTLASFNGTNGSYPQYVSLVQGTDGNLYGTTVTGGSSRFGTVFRMSLGGAITSLYSFCAQGDTCPDGAYPYAGLLLGTDGVFYGTTWGFGLCSTDCGTVFKITMDGVLTTLHDFALTDGANPAGALTQGTNGDLYGTTEYGGSGNCTNLYVPGCGTIFKISPKQGFTTLHSFTGADGWNPNGGVIQGTDGNLYGTTAQGGAYSGGTIFRITPAGELTTLYNFCAQANCIDGQTPAAALMQATDGNFYGTTESGGIYTCYYGERTGTAFKITPTGTLTTIYNFCDGKFPTAPLIGATDGNLYGTTWEGGAGRYCSGLFTPGCGTVFKLAPMGVLTMLHYFCSEVDCADGGGLYGGLTQDTNGMFYGITIGGGTGEEGAVFRLNGGIGPFIAFVQPTAKVGKSAQILGQGLRGATAVTFNGVAAASFKVVSDTYMTAIVPSGATTGPVVVTTPSGTLTSSSTFRVTH; translated from the coding sequence GTGAATCGAATCGTCCTGCGAAGCACTCCGTCGTTCTTAAGATCGGCGTGCCTCGCCGCTGCGTTCTGCACGGCACTCACCATTTCGTCGTCGGCACAATTCAAAACGCTCGCTAGTTTCAACGGGACGAACGGCTCCTATCCACAATACGTCTCTCTCGTACAGGGGACGGACGGCAATCTGTACGGAACCACAGTGACTGGAGGGTCGAGTCGCTTTGGCACGGTGTTCCGCATGAGCCTTGGCGGTGCGATAACGAGTCTTTACTCCTTCTGCGCTCAGGGGGACACTTGCCCCGATGGCGCTTATCCTTATGCGGGGCTGCTTCTGGGCACAGACGGAGTCTTCTATGGCACCACGTGGGGCTTCGGTCTCTGCAGCACGGACTGCGGAACGGTCTTCAAGATCACCATGGATGGGGTGCTGACGACGCTCCATGATTTTGCTCTCACTGATGGCGCGAATCCCGCCGGAGCCTTGACGCAAGGGACAAACGGCGACCTCTACGGCACGACAGAATACGGTGGCAGCGGGAACTGTACCAATCTGTATGTTCCGGGTTGCGGGACGATCTTCAAGATCAGTCCGAAGCAAGGGTTTACCACGCTGCACAGCTTTACTGGCGCGGACGGGTGGAATCCGAATGGCGGTGTAATTCAAGGCACGGATGGAAATCTCTACGGGACAACCGCTCAAGGCGGAGCTTACAGCGGCGGAACAATCTTCCGAATCACGCCCGCAGGAGAACTAACGACGCTTTATAATTTTTGCGCCCAGGCAAACTGCATCGATGGCCAAACGCCAGCGGCCGCCTTGATGCAAGCCACCGACGGGAACTTCTACGGAACAACGGAGAGTGGCGGGATCTACACCTGCTACTACGGAGAACGAACGGGCACAGCCTTCAAAATCACACCCACCGGTACTCTGACCACTATCTACAACTTCTGTGACGGGAAATTTCCAACCGCTCCTCTCATTGGGGCCACTGATGGGAATCTTTACGGAACAACTTGGGAAGGAGGCGCTGGCAGGTACTGCAGCGGCCTCTTTACACCTGGCTGCGGAACAGTTTTCAAGCTTGCCCCAATGGGGGTACTGACTATGCTGCATTATTTTTGTTCCGAGGTGGACTGTGCTGACGGAGGCGGTCTTTACGGCGGGCTAACCCAAGATACCAACGGAATGTTCTATGGCATTACGATCGGGGGTGGGACGGGCGAGGAGGGCGCGGTCTTCCGCCTAAATGGCGGGATCGGTCCGTTCATCGCCTTCGTGCAGCCGACTGCTAAGGTCGGGAAATCCGCACAGATTCTCGGACAAGGGCTCAGGGGCGCAACGGCTGTGACATTCAACGGCGTCGCAGCTGCGAGCTTCAAGGTCGTCTCTGATACGTACATGACAGCGATTGTTCCGAGCGGCGCAACGACTGGCCCGGTCGTCGTCACGACTCCCAGCGGCACGCTCACCAGCAGCAGCACTTTCCGCGTCACGCATTAG
- a CDS encoding acyl-CoA thioesterase, with protein sequence MTDPLAPRPVRDSQSEMAEIVLPNDANPLAALLGGRLMHWIDLAGAMAAHRHSRNYVVTASVDHIDFLVPVRVGDLVILRSSVNRVFHSSMEVGVKVFVENYIADTARHVASAYLTFVAVDGAGKHLKVAPVIPETEEQQRRYDDAGRRREIRRSELERRRKKG encoded by the coding sequence ATGACAGACCCGCTGGCGCCCCGGCCAGTCCGCGATTCGCAATCCGAGATGGCCGAAATCGTATTGCCGAATGACGCCAATCCTCTCGCCGCCCTGCTCGGCGGACGCCTCATGCACTGGATCGATCTGGCCGGAGCCATGGCCGCGCATCGGCACTCGCGCAACTACGTCGTCACGGCGTCCGTCGACCACATCGACTTTCTCGTTCCGGTGCGCGTGGGCGATCTTGTCATTCTGCGCAGCTCGGTCAACCGCGTCTTTCATAGTTCGATGGAAGTGGGCGTGAAAGTCTTTGTCGAAAACTACATCGCCGACACCGCCAGGCACGTCGCTTCCGCGTACCTGACTTTCGTAGCCGTCGATGGCGCTGGCAAGCACTTGAAGGTCGCCCCCGTGATTCCCGAAACCGAAGAGCAACAGCGCCGCTATGATGATGCCGGAAGGCGTCGCGAAATTCGGCGTTCTGAGTTGGAGCGGCGGCGCAAGAAGGGTTGA
- the grpE gene encoding nucleotide exchange factor GrpE, with the protein MTELHLDHELPPADGDENPRESAGGGTTVGQLAGPEAELQKLKAERDSLLDRLARAQAEFENARRRATKEQQDFRDYAAADSIRPLLPVLDSFERALQVKSEPGDFRSGVELIYRQLQDALTKLGVRAIPAKGEQFDPHVHEAIEMVETTDAPDHEVLEELQRGYKIKDRLLRPAMVKVAKNS; encoded by the coding sequence ATGACGGAACTTCATTTAGATCACGAACTTCCTCCCGCCGATGGCGACGAGAATCCCAGGGAATCCGCTGGCGGCGGAACCACGGTCGGCCAGTTGGCAGGACCGGAAGCTGAGTTGCAAAAGCTGAAGGCCGAGCGCGATTCTCTACTCGACCGCCTGGCGCGCGCGCAAGCCGAATTCGAAAACGCCCGCCGCCGGGCGACGAAAGAGCAACAGGATTTTCGCGACTACGCCGCCGCCGACTCCATCCGGCCGCTGCTGCCGGTGCTCGACAGCTTCGAGCGAGCGTTACAGGTGAAGTCGGAACCGGGCGATTTTCGCAGCGGAGTCGAACTCATCTATAGGCAGTTGCAGGATGCGCTGACAAAACTGGGCGTCCGCGCGATTCCAGCCAAGGGCGAACAGTTCGATCCGCATGTGCACGAGGCCATCGAAATGGTGGAAACCACTGACGCTCCCGACCACGAGGTGCTGGAGGAATTGCAGCGCGGTTACAAGATTAAAGATCGCCTGCTGCGCCCCGCGATGGTGAAGGTCGCAAAGAATTCCTAA